One genomic window of Gavia stellata isolate bGavSte3 chromosome 7, bGavSte3.hap2, whole genome shotgun sequence includes the following:
- the DIO2 gene encoding type II iodothyronine deiodinase isoform X1 codes for MGLLSVDLLITLQILPVFFSNCLFLALYDSVILLKHMVLFLSRSKSGRGEWRRMLTSEGLRCVWNSFLLDAYKQVKLGGEAPNSSVIHIAKGSDGSSSNWKSVGGKCGTKCHLLDFANPERPLVVNFGSATUPPFTSQLSAFSKLVEEFSGVADFLLVYIDEAHPSDGWAAPGISPSSFEVKKHRNQEDRCAAAHQLLERFSLPPQCQVVADCMDNNANVAYGVSFERVCIVQRQKIAYLGGKGPFFYNLQEVRLWLEQNFSKRUNPFSTEAISTDVSL; via the exons ATGGGTCTGCTAAGTGTGGATTTGCTGATCACGCTTCAGATCTTGCCGGTCTTTTTCTCCAATTGCCTCTTCCTTGCGCTGTATGACTCTGTGATCCTCCTGAAGCACATGGTGCTATTTCTGAGCCGGTCTAAATCTGGGCGCGGTGAGTGGCGGAGGATGCTGACCTCGGAGGGGCTGCGCTGCGTCTGGAACAGCTTCCTCCTGGACGCCTATAAGCAG GTCAAACTGGGAGGAGAAGCCCCAAACTCCAGTGTAATTCACATAGCCAAGGGCAGTGATGGCAGCAGTAGCAACTGGAAGAGTGTTGGTGGCAAGTGTGGAACCAAATGCCACCTTCTGGATTTTGCCAATCCCGAGCGGCCACTGGTGGTCAATTTTGGTTCAGCTACCTGACCACCGTTCACAAGCCAGCTGTCAGCCTTCAGCAAGCTGGTGGAGGAGTTCTCTGGTGTGGCTGACTTTCTGTTGGTCTACATTGATGAGGCTCACCCGTCAGATGGCTGGGCTGCCCCTGGAATCTCTCCCTCTTCATTTGAAGTTAAGAAACACAGGAACCAGGAAGACCGATGTGCAGCTGCTCACCAGCTCCTAGAGCGCTTTTCCTTGCCACCCCAGTGCCAAGTGGTGGCTGACTGCATGGACAACAATGCCAATGTGGCCTATGGGGTTTCATTTGAGCGAGTATGCATTGTGCAGAGACAAAAAATTGCCTACCTGGGAGGCAAAGGCCCCTTTTTCTACAATCTGCAGGAGGTTCGGCTTTGGCTGGAACAAAACTTCAGCAAAAGATGAAATCCATTCTCTACAGAAGCTATATCAACAGATGTGTCCCTTTAA
- the DIO2 gene encoding type II iodothyronine deiodinase isoform X2 → MGLLSVDLLITLQILPVFFSNCLFLALYDSVILLKHMVLFLSRSKSGRGEWRRMLTSEGLRCVWNSFLLDAYKQVKLGGEAPNSSVIHIAKGSDGSSSNWKSVGGKCGTKCHLLDFANPERPLVVNFGSATUPPFTSQLSAFSKLVEEFSGVADFLLVYIDEAHPSDGWAAPGISPSSFEVKKHRNQEDRCAAAHQLLERFSLPPQCQVVADCMDNNANVAYGVSFERVCIVQRQKIAYLGGKGPFFYNLQEVRLWLEQNFSKR, encoded by the exons ATGGGTCTGCTAAGTGTGGATTTGCTGATCACGCTTCAGATCTTGCCGGTCTTTTTCTCCAATTGCCTCTTCCTTGCGCTGTATGACTCTGTGATCCTCCTGAAGCACATGGTGCTATTTCTGAGCCGGTCTAAATCTGGGCGCGGTGAGTGGCGGAGGATGCTGACCTCGGAGGGGCTGCGCTGCGTCTGGAACAGCTTCCTCCTGGACGCCTATAAGCAG GTCAAACTGGGAGGAGAAGCCCCAAACTCCAGTGTAATTCACATAGCCAAGGGCAGTGATGGCAGCAGTAGCAACTGGAAGAGTGTTGGTGGCAAGTGTGGAACCAAATGCCACCTTCTGGATTTTGCCAATCCCGAGCGGCCACTGGTGGTCAATTTTGGTTCAGCTACCTGACCACCGTTCACAAGCCAGCTGTCAGCCTTCAGCAAGCTGGTGGAGGAGTTCTCTGGTGTGGCTGACTTTCTGTTGGTCTACATTGATGAGGCTCACCCGTCAGATGGCTGGGCTGCCCCTGGAATCTCTCCCTCTTCATTTGAAGTTAAGAAACACAGGAACCAGGAAGACCGATGTGCAGCTGCTCACCAGCTCCTAGAGCGCTTTTCCTTGCCACCCCAGTGCCAAGTGGTGGCTGACTGCATGGACAACAATGCCAATGTGGCCTATGGGGTTTCATTTGAGCGAGTATGCATTGTGCAGAGACAAAAAATTGCCTACCTGGGAGGCAAAGGCCCCTTTTTCTACAATCTGCAGGAGGTTCGGCTTTGGCTGGAACAAAACTTCAGCAAAAGATGA